tgcaaattctTATCTAAGTGCAAAGACCTAAagatcgtttttttttttttatttatttgcgcTCGTGTCTGCATTGCAATGCCTAAAAATATGCTGGGTATATATAGAAAGGTATACAAAAGCATCGCATAGCGCGCCAAATTGTCTCTGCCTAAATGTCAGCCGGTTTGAGAGCTTtggaaaacgaaataaaaaccacttttttattgaagggatttaaataaatttaaaggaattgaaattttcaaatttaaagagcaaatagaaagaaaagaaattgcTTTTTGAATTGAATGTTACTGTTATTGTAAGGATACAATTCGATCCATTAATTGAGTCCAATTCAATATAACCTACTCTCTTAAATTCTACAAATCCCAGAAAATTGCCTACACGCAGCTTTTTCTCTCCATTTTCTTAAGTAATTATTACAACCATGTGTTGgcaatatacatttttgttaattacCAGTTAGCAAAGGCTGGACAACTCCATTCTGGTTCATCCGTCCGCGATCCATAAACTGGCCGCCCGCACTGCAGCTCAATTCACGGTGGTTCATTTTGTCGCCGATCTGTGGAATCTTGCGCTATATGTATGTCTTTAGATTTTCAATGTGCCAGTCAGGgagcaattttatttaactcgTTCACACGCGACTCGTTTTGAAGCAATTAATGtgccaaataaacaaattaatttattgtttttgcttgGCTGGGCTTATTTATAATCGAGCGAAAGGCGTTGAACTTTTGTGTCTGTAATCTGTAAAGgcagaaaattgttttgcaattgATGCTTAACAACAATTGTTAATTGTTTCAGCCCAAATGACGTAAGAAACGCGAAACGTGAGCTCGTGTTCAAATAGTTTAGCATAAGAATGCAATAGAAACAATTAGGAATATTTGACTTATTTGTACACACTGTAAGATACCCAGTAGTTTTGTACGTTGATTTCTACATTGAGTGGCTTGATATTGgtagttttaagttattaatcttttttttgcttgtgtTTTACCACattttactaaaataataacacaGCAAATGCCTATATACTATTTAAacagcatttaaatatttatatgatttaattattaattgttatttgctTTGAATTTTATTCATATGCAAGAAATTGCAATCTCatgattataattatattaatcaAGGGGGAGTTTTGTagttttagttaaaatttgtaaaaagttatgtgataagttaaaattatgtttaaaggGTAAAGTCAACTAAAAAGTACACTTTTTATAGGGTAATcacatgtttatttaaattttcgtGAGTTTAAAAACCTTAACTATTTATTTCACAATCACCGGGTAACCGAAACTGAAACGCAAATTAACCCAAAACTGAGGCAAGTTTTGAAATGTTAATGAAATTCGAGTCAAATTAGCATAGGGTAATATAAAACTGACTTTAATGTAGGCTACgttatcaattaaaataacacgATTTTAGGTGCTGTTTTGATAACGCGACTTtagttatttgttttactCATATGAAGATCACTTTTTGCGGGGCGAACTTTTCCGCTCAGCTTTTGAAGTTGAATTGAATTCGAAAATCGCAAAAAGGAACGGGTTAAACGAAAGAGAGCTAACATatcagagagagagagagagtgtgaGAGAGTGAGAGCGAgagctttgttttttgtttgctgggagaatttgttgatttttgtttttgtgttgccATTGGCAGCCGgttggtttgatttttttgtttttgcatttttttactagctttttttttctattcaaAGTTTGTTGTTTTAGATTATTGGCAAAAATGTAAGATTACACACAACGTGTTGCTGCATGTTGAAGGTTGCGTGAAGGTCGCGCAACACAGGCGCAcaccacgcacacacacacaaacacacataaaaAAGTGAGAAAGGGGCGTTACTGCCACCCCCCAAGAAAGGAGGCGTGGACGTTGACGTGGGCGGGAGAATTCTGTATgcactttcactttttttgCGCACACTTCAATTcatcatttttaattacacgGCTGGGcagttgtttttttggttttgccacattcaatttattatattgCATTGATCCTTACAGGTTTACATTGGGTTTTTCTATAATCACCGGCTAATCACTTTGTTTGGtacatttatttgctttttttttaataactgtCCGCCAAATACACGAAAAAAGTGAATTACTTTCAATTCATTCAGCGAACGCTCGCGCAcgttcttcttcttctgtTGCGAACAGCTGATTGCGCTGTTATGTCGGCTGCTGTGCTGCGAAATCAGCCATTTACCGtcatttttagcttttttatcCCAACTCATGGAAAAAGCTAAAATCggaaaagctttttttattttatcttgcTTCAAATACAAAACGCCCGAATATTATAGCTCTAACATTtattaagaacaaaatttaactaaGTAATAAAGAATTGGAAAATTCCATTCACTCTTCACATTCATAATAGAAATACCgagaaaatcaatttatgtttttatttttttaattttaaaagtaacaagaagcctcttggtttttttcaatccacaataaaaaaacattgttttataTTCATAAATTTAGATAGTTTTCTAGCAATGACACGTTTTGAAAAACATCGCAAAGAACTTTATGGGTTTTTACTGAGCGCCCTTTGGTAactctaaaaataattatttggcGCCAATGGgttccacaaaaaaaaatttaaattaataagatTTGGGTGGTATAAGTGATTTAAAACCCAACGTAgaacacaatttatttatattaataaaatataatacatatttggaaagccaaagtttatataacttttcagctataatacaattttaatattctacAAAACgactatatattatatataatcttTTTTGGCGTATTTTAATGAGCTCAAAATGTTACCAAGTTTCGAAAATGTATAAATCGACATAGTGATTTTTTTATCGAGTCGATacataattgtttttgtattttagagacaaaaatttgtttttgcttttgttttatttatcaaagAATATATTCCGCGAACAAATGGAACAATTAATGAGATGATGAATCATCATCAGAAAGATAACAATTTAAAGCCATTTTAAAATCGTGCTTGGGATTATTTTGAAACGTCTTTATTATATTTCAGATGGTGATGcgcttttttatttggaaactttcaaataaatttaaattaaatttcaaatgattttaaatctaaatcgACATTTTGACAGATCAAAAGTAGCAGGTTTTaccaggtttttttttcgttcgtATTTATTGTCTGGAATTTATATGGATCGCAGGCAAACATCATGGACGCTGAAGATGTTGAACGTGAATTGCAGGATACGTCGAATCcatttttaaccaaaattttGCAGTTGCAAAGTAAGATTAAAATCTAGTATTCAAccttgcaattttttttgtaaataaatctCTTTTCAGAAAACAACGAGAAAAGAATAAGCAGGCTTGAGACCCAGGTAAAGGCACAGGAAGCTCTTATTATTGGAATGTCTGGGATACCTTTTCGGCGATCCAATCAACATTATTCcgaatattttcaaaaagaaacaCGAAAGTTCGAGCAAATCGGCGCTAGACGTTTCTATATATCTGACAAACACTTTCCAGATTCTTTGCCAGTGGCCGAAGGAATATGTCGCCAAATGGGTGGCTCATTAGTCGCCATTAAAGACCAAGACGAACTGGACGCCATTAATGCAAAAGTCAATAATAATACCCGTTTCTGGCTGGGCATCAACGATCGTAAGAATAATGGAACTTACGTATCGCAGGCCACCGGAAAGGTAGCTCCATTCTTGAAGTGGCGATCGGGCGAACCCAACAACAAGGGAGGCGATGAGCACTGCGTCGAACTTCTTGACGGCGAAATGAATGATGTTCCGTGTTCCATGCATCTTTTTACAATTTGCCAAGAGGGCAATGGTGTTTAGCTTCacagaaacacaaaaacaattcttcaaaataaaaattctgaGAATATTCGTTTATGTTGTTTCGAAGCATTTgcttatagaaaaaaaaagaattaggTTATTgttccaataaaaaataatctcTCTCTCAAATGaagtaagaaaaataaatgtaacatttttcaaagaaaaactaataaaaaagtcaaaagaTGTGTCATGgttaatatgtatttaataacattttactacgaattaaaaatacaaacttacatacatatacacgGTTTTTTTATTAGGCTACATCTAAAGGAATGCGAAGTATCTCTGAAATTAATTGTCTATGACTACAACTAAGGCATTTAGGGGATGTTGGCGAGATTGTCAATAAATTAGAACAATGTTAAAATGTACTTAAATGGCGATCAAAATTCAATACATAGGCGTTGCTGAAGTTATCTTAATATAGCACTCGGGGAAATCATTTACACAAGTACAGAAATCAGATCAGCAATTAATGGGTTTGTTAATGTACGGAAGTATCAGTCGTTACAGTTTCGCTATCGAACCCTTTAACGGAAGTGCACTTAGGATGGTTCGTACCTTGATACAAGGCGTTTAGTTAAGATTAAAGGCTTATTATCCTAAAAAATGCTTGATTCTACGCTTTCTTTAACTTACTAGCTATTCTCGTTACGTTTTCGTTGTACATTGCGAaataaaatggcattacttaACATCTACTATGAAAGGATGCAACTTTACacaaaatttacatatatgttttATCCGGAATATCCCTTGTTTTTTTCACCAAAACGGAAATACTTGTAGGAAATAGGCGCAATCGAATGtgatatattattatatatactaCACATACTCCTCTGGAGCCGCCGGTCCATTTGATGATGGCATTCTTAGCGTGGACACCACTTGtgtttgctgctgttgttgctgctgtgcggCAGGTCCATTTGTGTCGGGAAGTTCGGCGATATCCTTAAAGACACCCATCAGGTTTTCGTAGCTGGGACCCCAGTTGAGTAGATATTCCCAACCAAGTGTGGTGGCCGATGGCGATGCGGCACCATTGGCCTTGCGATAGATTCCACTCAGATGATTGGCTATATCATCATCGCTGGCCACCAGAGTACTCAGTGATCCGCGAAACGATGACTCAAATCCATCGTAGGCATGCGGCGGAATGGGCGGGGTCTTGACCACACTCGTCGGTGGATTCCTACTAGCATCACCTCCACTGAGGGCTCTTGAAACCGGACTACGTCCATCCAGCAGACTCTTACTGGTCGAATACTTGCCATCGCCACTCAGGCTGTTATTATCATACTCAATCTCTGAGCAGGTGAAGCTATCGTTGCCACTCTCATCGGTGGAAGTGGAACTGTGAGCATCCACGTCCATGTGGAGGGCACTACTCGACACTCGAGGTGCCTCACTACTCGAGGAGACGGCATCCAGGGTGGATATTAAACTACAAGTTCTTGGTCTGCCATTCAATCGCTCAATCTCCTCGGCAGTCAAACCCATGGAAGTTTGTTGCGTTGGCTGCTGTGGAACCCCGGGCTTCTGCCTGCTGGCACTGGAACTTTGACCCGACAGTTGCGACATCACCGGACTGTTTAGGCTGCGTTCACTGTTGCTGTGGACATCCTTGCCCACACCACCGGAACTTGATGTGGTGGCCAGTAAAGCACTCTGCAGTGGCTTTCCAGATATATCGTGTAGGGTTAGGATACGCGGCTGTTGGGAACTCAACTCGGAACTGGGTGAAAGCCTGGCCAGCGGAGTGCTCTGATGAGTTCGCGATGCACTGGTGGGCGGTGGCGGTGGTTGTCCACCTTGATTCCGGCTCACAAATGGCGCAGCATGACggtgctgcggctgctgctgctgctggggacCAGAACTCTGGTGTTTGTGATGCGTATAGGCAGAAACTGGTGGAGCAGTGGCCTTGTATTTGCGCAAACCACCCGCTTCCCTATAGCCCTTGTAGTGATACACAATGTCAATGTCCGAGGGCGCAATGGAGCTGGCATTCTCCAGGTCATAGTGCTCGGGGTACTCGGAACCCATGTCCACAGAGCCGGGGTGCTCAAGCGGCAGAGGATGGAGTGGAGGAATGGCCAAATGGTGATCCTCCCGTATCAATGGACTCTCCCGTTCGATGATATCTGGACGCTGAGgacgttgctgttgttgtggttgaGGTAATTCCGCCGTGGGCTCCTTAAATTTCTTGGTGAGCAGTTCGGGACCCACCAAGTGATGACCACCAACAACTGGTGGTCGCATATGATCGCCAGCTCCCACGGGCGGCGTCGGTGCCTCACTGGCATGGAGGTTACGCACCAAGACATGATCCACTTGACTCTGCGCCACTGGACCACCGGGATGTTTGATCTTAAAACCGGGCACACCGCAACTCAAACTGCCGATCTTCTCCTGCTTGCCACGGAAACGATAGATCACATAGGAGCCGAGTATGGCCACCACTAGGATGACGAAAAAGACAATCACCAAAGTGATGCCAATGCTTAGGGGATCGGCCACTTGGGCGGCATCTTGACCCATGTCGCCACTGCAGCCCGACTCGATTTTTCCATGATGTCGAACTTCGGCAAAGATGCTGCCTGAACCATTCAGCGGTTGCAGTTCGTTGTTAACGGTGACATTTGCCAGGCAGCCAACGAAGGCTTCTCCACCCACATTGAAGGTGGTCAAATAGGGATCCAAAAAGTCATGTACTCCGGCTATGTCCAGCTCATCGCCCACTTGACGGCCATCGATCAGTAGCCTCAGACTTCGACTTTCGCTAAACAAACTAACATTGTGCCATTTGCCATCGTTGAGCGCAGAAGGTTCCTGCACTGTCATGTTGATGGAAAGATGCTGCCTGGAGTAGTAAACCAAACGGCCTTCTTGTAGCGATAGCGAGGTGAACATTTGATTGGTGGCCATGTAAAGGATTTGTCCGTTATCCTTAAAAGTGCGGAAGAGTAAGCTCAGCATTTTGGGGGCCTCGTAGATCTGGGAAGCGGTACTTAGGTTGCCTGCAGCACTCACTTGACGACGCTCCCTTACTGACGACTGACTATTATCCAGCCAGGCACTTTTGCTACTATAAAGATTGTCCAGCAGCTGCATCCGGCGATAAATCTCAGAGATCCTAAACTCCACGTAGGCCCCACCACTCAGGGTAATGGGTTCCAGCGAGTCCGAGCAATCGGGCGACTGCAAATAGCCGCCACACTGACATAGCGAACTGGACCATCGATCTATGCATTGTCCCGCAAATCCTCCACATCGTTCGGCGGCCAAAGCTGGTTGACACGCCTGTCGATTGCAACCCGGCAAAATGCCCCTCTGCTGAAGCGGTGAGCTCAGGTTCAGAGCACGTCCTCCAATGTGCACACTGTGCAGACAGCCAACAAGATCATCACTGTGGACTTGGCCAGGACGTTCCAGAATTGGGTCAGCCGATGACAAGCCGCCAATCATCAGTGGCTGCTTATTGAAGTTGAGAGTTCTGTGGGAGATGTACAAattagtaaaacaaaattttttttcttaactagctaaaaaaaaatttttttaaacaaaagtatTTCTTTTAAAGGAGTTTCCGTGCCGAAAATTTTATATGGAATTTATTGTacaccacaaaaaaaaaaaattgtatttaactacattttttaattttttttaacaaaatctcTCCCAAACCAAAAGTTTTCCTTATAAAAATTTCCGTTTGTCCATATTTTATGCGGAAATTCTTGTTTGAAAAGCCATTTTGGTATCTTGAATAGTACTCCTCAAATAAGACACTTACCCCACGGGTCCCACTTCATCCGCATAGCAGCTGGAATCTCCGGGTGTGCATTCCGTGCACAATTCCCCGGAATCCGCACATTTGGCCACACTGAGCGACATAACACGGCCATTTCGAGTGGCCGTGACCTTGTGCCATCCGCCATCGGCCAAATTCCGTCCGGCAATCACTGTGCTAATGGCAGTACGTGCTCCTCCAGAAGAGAAGTAAGCTTTGCCGTGCACCAGTTCAATGGCCAGAAAGTCGGATCTTCCGCCGCTCTGCATTCCGTAGTTGTAGAGCAACAAGGAGTTGGGTTTGGTGGTGGCGAAAACAATCGATATGTCATTGGTGGTGACATCCAGGGCCGGAAAAGTCATATAGGACAGCGGTTGGAATCCATAGCTAAAGCGCTCACAATGCCTTCCATAACGTCCTGGCGTGCAGTTGCACTTGTATCCCGGCTTGAAACTGACACACAATCCGCCATGTAAACAGGGATTGGGACGACACGAGTCGGCAATATTCTCGCACTGATTGCCGCGGAATCCAGAGCGACAAATGCAGAAGTAGGACGATCCATCCGAGCTTCGTTGACAACTTCCCCCATTGCGACATGGCTTGCTGTAGCACACATCACTGCGCTCCTTTTCGCACTGTTTGCCATCCCGATTGGCAGGACACATGCACTGGAAGTCGGCACCTAAGCGACGGCATTGGACTTGCAAATGGCAAGGATTCGGCAGGCAAGGATCTTGTCTACGGCTGCATTGATCTCCGGAGAATCCGCTGGTGCACTGGCAACTATAATCGTGAACGATTCGGGGTCCACTTAGCACCAAAGAAGGACTGTCCTGGATAACAAAGTTGTGGCCATCCAGAAGTCGAATGGTGGCACTGCAGACTCCTCCATTTTCGCACACATCCGGTTCGCTACATGGTTCGTAGCCGACAATCACCTCCTTTTGAAGGAGTTCCGAGAATGCAGATCGCTTCTCCCGCATGCGTTCAATCAAATGCTTGGGCGGTTCGTACATACTCTTTGCCGACTTAACGGCCAATATCACTTGAAGACTTGTGGAGTTGCCTTCTCCACTCTCGAGCAGACTGTACAAAAGGATTTCATCGTCGTTGCCCATTCTGGACTTGATCATCTCCAGCATTGGTTTAAAGTGATTGGCCAAGAAATGGTTGGCTGTCATGTTGCGCACCATTATGGACACTGAATTGGCCATGGTCTCGTTGTTGAAACTCTGGAAAGCCACACTCACTTTAGAGCTAACATCTCCGTGCTTTCCATCGTTACCCGTATAGCTGAAGACCGAAGCTATTGGTGTGGTGTGCGATGTGGTAACCAGATCACAGGCTCGTGGAATGGCCAACTGCAACTGTGGATTCTGGGCTGGATTCTTCTGAAGGCGACAACGGTAGTCACCCACAATGTCAATGTCGTTGGGACGGACATCAGCCAGCTTACATTCGGTGGTAGATCGCCATTAAATAGACTGACTGCCAAAGTGCATACTCCTTGCTGTTGAAGGATTATCGTTTTGATCCAAAACTGTGATTGTGAGTAGGTGCTGCGATTTCTGTTTTGGCTTTCCGCTGTCCTCCACCTCGATAATGGCCTCCAGCACGGGTGTGATCTCCCGATCGAAACTGGTTGTGGACTTGACCAGACCAGTGTTTCTATCCACACTCAGCCAGGATTTATGTTTACCAGCAACCAATTGATAAGTAAAGGGTCCACCATTTCGGGGTAGATCCGGATCACTAGCCATTAGAGTCATGATGGAAGTTCCAGCTGGTTCGTTCTCCGTAATGTATCCACTTAAGGCTTCGGGTGTGAAGGTCGGACCATTGTCATTCACATCTTCGAGTTCTATGTGAACCGTGGCACTTCCCGTTTGCGGTGGCAAGCCAGTGTCTATAGCTCCAATCACCAAATTAAGGTGGCAATCTCCTCGCGGTCTAAGTGACTTGACGTACTAATCTCACCCGTCTGCACATCGATCTTAAAGCTCTGCTTGAGATTGCCATTGATGATTGAATAGCTAAACTGATTGTTTTGCGGCCTCACATCCTTGTCAATAGCCTTGACAGTCGTAACCTTTGTGCCGATCGGAGCTGCTTCGGAAATGGTCGAGGTGTAGTAGTGTTTAATGAACTCCGGAGGATCATTGCCATCTTGAATCGAGATGATAACCTGAGCCTCAT
The genomic region above belongs to Drosophila gunungcola strain Sukarami chromosome 2L unlocalized genomic scaffold, Dgunungcola_SK_2 000037F, whole genome shotgun sequence and contains:
- the LOC128253526 gene encoding C-type lectin 37Db-like; the protein is MDAEDVERELQDTSNPFLTKILQLQKNNEKRISRLETQVKAQEALIIGMSGIPFRRSNQHYSEYFQKETRKFEQIGARRFYISDKHFPDSLPVAEGICRQMGGSLVAIKDQDELDAINAKVNNNTRFWLGINDRKNNGTYVSQATGKVAPFLKWRSGEPNNKGGDEHCVELLDGEMNDVPCSMHLFTICQEGNGV